The Fimbriimonadaceae bacterium nucleotide sequence GCCCGATCCCGGCTCTTACAGACCGCGGTGAATAACTTGCAAGCGTTTCTGGACGGGAGTCCGGTGAATGTGGTGAAGTAGTGAGTAGTGAGTAGTGAGTAGTGAGTAGTGAGTAGTGAGTCGTGAGTCGTGAATCGTGAGTAGATAGAAGAAGTCAGGTGCTGGTAATCTGCAATCACTTTCCAACCTTCACCCAAAACTTCTCCCCCATTTCCGGGTCGAACTTTTCCAATCGCTTCTTAAGCAGCTTGATCTTGTTCGCTAAAATTGGATCCTTGGCGGCACGATCCGCTACAAATTTGGCGCTCACGATCAGGTGGGCAAATAGCTCCGCCTTATCCTCCTCAACCGCAGCCGTGCCGTATTGGGTTAGGAACCCCGGCAGGTCTTCACGCAACGCGCCTGCATCTCCGTTGCGCATGTTCTTACCGCCCGTTCCATAGCCAAAATCCTTGGCGTTTAACGCCGACCATTCGGGGTCTTTTCGCATCACACCCATCCGCTGATCCATCATGTGAAAGAACTCGTGATGGACCACGGTGCGCTGATACTTGGGCGCATAGCTGCCCAGCTCGGCATCATAGTACATCGTGTCAATCTCGAATGCGGGCACGGCGGCTCGGGCTTGCCCGTTCACCGAGAGATCGCGACAGATGATAATGCGCGTCACCTTCGCCTTCTTCATAAGACTATGAGGGTAAAGACTCCACTCCTTGGTGAAGAGCGGCATGTACTTCTTGACCTGGTCCTCCGAAGCGGGCTTCCCCGCCACGGTGTATTTCGCCGGAGTGGTCGAAAAAGCCTCTTGCGAGACCTCGACCGACACACCGTAAGACCTCTCCAACTCCTGAAAGGAGCCCGGAGCCTGAGACAAGATAAGCGCAACAATCAGCGCCCTGGCAGTCATGTCTTATTGTAATCGGAGGATTGGGCAACGGCGAAGACTGACATCTTTGACAGGCTATTCCCTTGTTGTGTTTTGTACGGATTCACTTTCTGGCTCCATAAAGCGAATTGTCGTAGAATAGGGTGTCTCCCCGACCGGGGCGAGTGGTTTCGCCGATGACATTTCCCGCGCTCAAGTTTTTCCGACACTGGCCCACAGGTCTGCTGCTTCTCTCCGCCACTCTGTTCGCCCTACAGTCACCAGCTCAACAAAAGCAACCGACAGCCCCGACAGGTCCTTCCTTCGAAAAGGAGATCCAACCGCTTATCACCAAGCTCTGCGTGAAGTGTCATACGGGGGCCACGCCAGCCGCGGGTCTAAACCTTGCGAGTTTCAAAACAGAAGCTCAAGTACTCAAAGGCAAAGATGCTTGGGAGAAGGTCAGCCGCAATGTCAGCTCCGGTCATATGCCGCCGATGGGCTCTGCCCAACCCACCAAGGTCGAACGCCAAAAGATCGTCGAATACATCGACAAGCTCCTGTCTCGCGATTGCGTGGTACGCGATCCGGGCCGGGTCACGATCCGACGCCTCAATCGCACCGAATACAACAACACCATCCGCGACTTGCTTGGAGTTCCGTTCACGCCCGCTGACGACTTCCCTGCCGACGACGTCGGCTACGGCTTCGACAACATCGCCGATGTCCTTTCTATTTCCCCGCTCCTGATGGAGAAGTACTTAGACGCGGCGGAGAAGATCACCGAGAAGGCGATTGTCGTTCAGCCCGTCCAAACTCGACGCTATTCGGGCGATGAGTTGGCAGCCTCCAGCGGCGTGAACATCGTCCGCGAAACCATTGCCGGGATGTATTCAGCTGGTTCGGTGACGGCGGATCACGACTTTAAGAAAGCGGGCACGTACAAGATCAAGATCGTGGCGTTTGGAGACCAGGCCGGACCAGAGCCTGCAAAGATGGCGGTCAAACTGGGCAATCAACGCCTGACGGTTTTCGACGTTAAGGCCACTCCCGCTAATCCCTCAACCTATGAATTGCCGCTTGAAATGAAGGCCGGGAAGGTCAAGATTTCTGCGGAGTTCATCAACGACTATTACCAGCCGCAGGACCCCGACCCCAAGAACCGGGATCGAAACCTCTATGTGGCGTCTTTGGAGATCATTGGCCCCATTGAGGACATGAAGCCGATCCCCGAAAGCCACCGACGGCTCATCTTTGTGCAGCCCACTCCCGGCAAGGAGAAAGAAGCCGCAACTCAGATACTCAACCGTTTCGCGTCTCGAGCCTGGCGAAGACCGGCGACAACAGCAGAGGTTGAACGACTGACCCGATTTGTCGATATGACGAAGCGTGATGGAGCGCCGTTCGAGAAAGGCATTCAGCTCGCGGTGCAGGCTGTCTTGGTTTCACCAAGCTTCCTCTTTCGATTAGAGCTTGACGAACGTCCAACCGACTTGAAAGTGCAGCGCACACTTAATAACTATGAGCTTGCATCCCGACTGAGCTACTTCCTGTGGAGTTCGATGCCCGACGACGAACTGTACAAACTGGCCGAACAGGGCAAACTCTCCGACCCGGCGGTCCTTGAAGGCCAAACTCTGCGTATGCTGAAAGACCCCAAGGCAAGGGCGCTGGCGGACAATTTTGCGTCTCAGTGGCTGGAAATTCGCAAGCTCAACTACCTTTCTCCCGACGCCAAGCTCTTCCCCGAATTCTCCGAACAGCTCCGCAAAGATATGTGGCAAGAAACGCTGCTTTTCTTCGATCATATCGTGCGGCAGGATAGGCCGATTCTGGAATTCCTGGACTCAAAGTACACCTTCCTCAACGAGCGACTCGCCAATCTCTATGGTATTGCTGGCGTCACTGGCAACCAATTCAGGATGGTCACACTCAAAGACGCCAAGCGAGGAGGTGTCCTGACCCAAGCAAGTGTCCTGACTATCACCTCCAACCCGACCCGAACCTCGCCCGTGAAGCGTGGAAAGTGGGTTTTGGAGCAGATTTTGGGGACACCGCCCCCTCCGCCGCCACCTGGTGTGGGCAACCTTTCTGAAGAACGCAAGAAGATCGAGGGCAAAACGATCCGACAGCGTCTTGAGCAGCATCGTTCTGATCCCGCCTGCGCAAATTGTCATAAGGGGATGGACACGCTGGGCTTTGGTCTTGAGAATTTCAATGCAATCGGACAATGGCGAACGTCTGATGAAGGAATGAAGATCGATTCGGCAGGAGCGATGCCCGATGGAGCCAAGTTCAAGGGCCCTACCGATCTCAAGGTTTACCTGCTTGCCAAGAAGCCACAGTTTGTGCGGGCGTTCGGTGAGAAAATGCTGATCTACGCCCTGGGCAGAGGATTGACAAGCGCGGACAAGTGCCATATCGACGAAATCGCTAAGGCCGCAGAGGGTGGCAATTATCGCATGAGTACGGTTATTCTGGCAGTCGTCAAGAGTGATGCCTTTCGGAAGCGACGGGGAGACGGAGGACGATAACAACGTGAGCTACAAATCACTACCAAGACGTACTTTCTTGAAGGGGATCGGCACGGCGATGGCCCTCCCGCTTTTGGAGAAGATGCTCCCATTGACGGCTGTCGCACAGTCAATGCCCACGCAAGGCGCGCCAATGCGCATGGCGTTCATGTTCGTCCCGAACGGTATCAATATGGAGCACTGGGTTCCCCCAGTCGATGGAGCGCTCACCCAGCTTCCCTACACGTTGGAACCGTTGAAGGGCGTTAAGGACAACATTAACGTTCTCACCGGTTTGGCACAGCACAAGGCGCATGCACTCGGCGATGGCCCAGGCGATCACGCTCGTTCTTCTGCAGTTTGGCTTACCGGCGTCCATCCCAAAAAGACGGCTGGTTCGGACATCAATGTCGGTATCTCGGCTGACCAAGTCGCCGCCCAAGCCATCGGAAAAGAGACCCGGTTTGCTTCGCTGGAGCTCGGCTGCGAGCGTGGAGCCGTCGCGGGCGATTGCGACTCGGGCTACAGTTGCGCCTATTCCACCAGCATCTCTTGGCGGAGCGCCACCACACCCAATGCAAAAGAGGTCAATCCCCGGCTCGTGTTCGAGCGACTATTTGGGCGGGGATCAGCCGACGAGCAGGAGCTCAGTAAGCAGATGCGCGACCGCTACCGGAAGAGCGTTCTCGATTTCGTGCTTGAAGATGCAAACCGACTGAGCAAGCAGCTTGGCATCCGCGATCAGCAAAAGCTTGACGAGTACCTCACCGGCGTGCGCGAAATCGAAGAGAGAATTCTCAAGATGGAAAGGGAGAACCCGGCCGCTTTCATCGCTGGGAATCGGCCATCTGGAATTCCGAGCGACTATGGCGAACACATTCGGCTGATGGGCGATATGATGATCCTTGCTTTTCAAGCCGATCTAACCCGAATCTCGACCTTCATGTTCGCCAACGAAGGCAGCAATCGCAGCTATGGGCTGATCGGCGTGAAGGATGGCCATCATGACATCTCCCACCACGGCAAGGACCCGGTGAAGTTAGAGTCGAAGAAGCAGATCGACCGTTTTCACATGGTTCAACTCGCCTACATTCTTGAGCGGATGAAGAATACGAAGGAGCTGGACGGCACCCTCTTGGACCACTCGATGGTGGTTTACGGTGGCGGAATCAGCGACGGCGACCGCCATAACCACGACGATCTCCCGATCCTCTTTGCCGGGTCGGCAAAGGGCACGATCCGCACCGGGCGACACGTCCGCTACCAACCAACACCGATGAACAACCTCTTCCTTTCCATGCTTGACAAGGTAGGGGTGAGGGTGGAGACACTCGGAGACAGCACAGGAAAACTGCAAGGCCTATTCTAAGCAAGTGCCCCCGGCTAAAAAGTTGACTTAAAAGAAGTGTCAGCCTGTGAGCGCCGCAATGCCTGGAAGCACCTTCCCTTCCAGAAACTCAAGGCTTGCCCCCCCGCCTGTACTGACGTGGCTCACACGATCGGCGAATCCGAACTTCTCAATCGCCGCCGCGGAATCGCCTCCACCGACGATCGTGATCGCATTGGAGTCGGCAAGGGCCTGGGCGACCGCCTTCGTGCCAGCGGCAAACGGCTCCATCTCAAAAACTCCCATTGGGCCGTTCCAGACCACAGTCCCCGCCATCTTGACCACCGTTGCGAAGAGGTGCTGAGAGTCGGACCCAATGTCGGCACCGATCATACCGTCTGGGATGTCAGCCACCTTGACGGTGCGCGTCTGAGCCGTTGGCGACAGCTCAGACGCGATGACCACATCCACAGGAAGAACGATCTTGTCGCTATGGTTCTTGATAAGTTCTGCGGCGAAGTCGATGCTGGTTTCGTCCAAGAGCGAATTGCCGATATTGAACCCCTGAGCCTTGAAGAATGTGAAGATCATTCCGCCACCAATCAGGAGCTTGTCGACCTTTGGAAGCAGGCTTTCGATGACGGCGATCTTGTCCTTGACCTTCGCCCCGCCCATGATCGCCACAAACGGGCGCTTCGGGCTGTCCAAAGCCTTGCCGAGATACTCCACCTCTTTTTCGATCAGGAATCCGGCAACGCCGGGAAGGATATGGGCAACGCCCTCGGTCGAAGCGTGGGCTCGGTGGGCTGTGCCGAAAGCATCGTTCACGTAAACGTCGGCGAGCGAGGCAAGCTGTTTGGCGAATGCCGGGGCGTTCTGTTCCTCTTCGGGATGGAAACGGACATTCTCCAACAGGATAGCCTCACCGAATCGGAGCGCGCGACATGCTTCCTCAACTTCAGGACCGACGCAGTCAGGCAGCAACGGGACGCGCTGGTCGAGTAGCTCGCTAAGGCACTTTGCCACCGGCAACAGCGAGAACTCCGGAGAAACACCCTTTGGTCGTCCGAGATGGCTGCAAAGAATGACGGCGGCACCGCTGTCGAGCAGATGCTTTATCGTTGGTAGAGCTTCGGTGATGCGGCGGTCATCGGTGATCAATCCACCCTCTAAAGGCACGTTAAAGTCACAGCGGACGAGCACTCTTTTGCCCTTTACGTCGATGTCTCGGACAGTCTTCATTGTTGAGGACGATCTTACCGTTTCGGGGCTGCGTGACCCGTCAAAGTGACTACACAAGAGAAAACGGCGCGACCTTGGTGTGGTCACGCCGTTCAGAAGATTCGGTGAAGAGCTATCTGCCTCCTTCCGTCTCCTTGTTGTCCCCCGCGCTGGATTCACCGCTAACGCCACGAGACTTCGCTAACTCCTGTTGCTCAGGAGTGAGGTTATCGGTCTTGGTCAGATCAGTTGATGCTGGCTTCTCACCCTTTGCCGCAGGTTCGCTGGCTGTATCCGAGGAACAGCCAGTGACCGAGAAGAGTACAGAAACGATTACAGAGGCTATCAACAGTTTTCGCATTAGAAAATGATCCTCGCATCCCAGTTCTGGAAGTCGATGTCCGGTCTCAGAAGGTAGGGGTGGCAGAAGTTTGCATCCCACGATCTGTTGGTCACGAACTTACCGTTGTATCGAGCAAACGGGTCCGTTCGAGGGTCTCGGTCTCCAGTTTCAAACACGCCGATCTTTCGAGCCTTTGCATGACCATCCGCATAAGAATAGGTCATCGTGCTGTTATAGAGATCGTAACCCTGGTTGCTCGAATTCGAAGAATATGAGCTCGACTCTCCGTTGTTG carries:
- a CDS encoding DUF1592 domain-containing protein; this translates as MTFPALKFFRHWPTGLLLLSATLFALQSPAQQKQPTAPTGPSFEKEIQPLITKLCVKCHTGATPAAGLNLASFKTEAQVLKGKDAWEKVSRNVSSGHMPPMGSAQPTKVERQKIVEYIDKLLSRDCVVRDPGRVTIRRLNRTEYNNTIRDLLGVPFTPADDFPADDVGYGFDNIADVLSISPLLMEKYLDAAEKITEKAIVVQPVQTRRYSGDELAASSGVNIVRETIAGMYSAGSVTADHDFKKAGTYKIKIVAFGDQAGPEPAKMAVKLGNQRLTVFDVKATPANPSTYELPLEMKAGKVKISAEFINDYYQPQDPDPKNRDRNLYVASLEIIGPIEDMKPIPESHRRLIFVQPTPGKEKEAATQILNRFASRAWRRPATTAEVERLTRFVDMTKRDGAPFEKGIQLAVQAVLVSPSFLFRLELDERPTDLKVQRTLNNYELASRLSYFLWSSMPDDELYKLAEQGKLSDPAVLEGQTLRMLKDPKARALADNFASQWLEIRKLNYLSPDAKLFPEFSEQLRKDMWQETLLFFDHIVRQDRPILEFLDSKYTFLNERLANLYGIAGVTGNQFRMVTLKDAKRGGVLTQASVLTITSNPTRTSPVKRGKWVLEQILGTPPPPPPPGVGNLSEERKKIEGKTIRQRLEQHRSDPACANCHKGMDTLGFGLENFNAIGQWRTSDEGMKIDSAGAMPDGAKFKGPTDLKVYLLAKKPQFVRAFGEKMLIYALGRGLTSADKCHIDEIAKAAEGGNYRMSTVILAVVKSDAFRKRRGDGGR
- a CDS encoding DUF1552 domain-containing protein — protein: MPFGSDGETEDDNNVSYKSLPRRTFLKGIGTAMALPLLEKMLPLTAVAQSMPTQGAPMRMAFMFVPNGINMEHWVPPVDGALTQLPYTLEPLKGVKDNINVLTGLAQHKAHALGDGPGDHARSSAVWLTGVHPKKTAGSDINVGISADQVAAQAIGKETRFASLELGCERGAVAGDCDSGYSCAYSTSISWRSATTPNAKEVNPRLVFERLFGRGSADEQELSKQMRDRYRKSVLDFVLEDANRLSKQLGIRDQQKLDEYLTGVREIEERILKMERENPAAFIAGNRPSGIPSDYGEHIRLMGDMMILAFQADLTRISTFMFANEGSNRSYGLIGVKDGHHDISHHGKDPVKLESKKQIDRFHMVQLAYILERMKNTKELDGTLLDHSMVVYGGGISDGDRHNHDDLPILFAGSAKGTIRTGRHVRYQPTPMNNLFLSMLDKVGVRVETLGDSTGKLQGLF
- a CDS encoding phosphoglycerate kinase, whose protein sequence is MKTVRDIDVKGKRVLVRCDFNVPLEGGLITDDRRITEALPTIKHLLDSGAAVILCSHLGRPKGVSPEFSLLPVAKCLSELLDQRVPLLPDCVGPEVEEACRALRFGEAILLENVRFHPEEEQNAPAFAKQLASLADVYVNDAFGTAHRAHASTEGVAHILPGVAGFLIEKEVEYLGKALDSPKRPFVAIMGGAKVKDKIAVIESLLPKVDKLLIGGGMIFTFFKAQGFNIGNSLLDETSIDFAAELIKNHSDKIVLPVDVVIASELSPTAQTRTVKVADIPDGMIGADIGSDSQHLFATVVKMAGTVVWNGPMGVFEMEPFAAGTKAVAQALADSNAITIVGGGDSAAAIEKFGFADRVSHVSTGGGASLEFLEGKVLPGIAALTG